The genomic interval AGTCAGCAAGGGGATGCTTTCACAAATTGAAAAAGGGGAATCAAGTCCAACAGTTAATACATTATGGAAGATAGCGAATGGTCTGCAAGTTTCTTTTTCTTCGTTAGTGGAGGAAAAAAAACCGACAGTTTCTGTTGTTCGTCTTAATAAGAAGGCTGCAGTTCCGGAAAGTAATGAACTGTATCAAGTATATCCGTATTTTCCGTTTGATGCTTCCAAAAAGTTTGAGATTTATTACATAGAATTATTACAAGGATGTGTTCACAAGTCTGAACGTCATCATGGAAGTGTTGAAGAGTATGTTCTTGTGTGTGACGGTGAGGCAACGATTACAATACATGGAGAAGAATATATATTGAAAAAAGGGGATTCCATGCGCTTTCAAGCCGATCACATACATACTTATGCGAATCATACAGACAAAACCACAAGCTGTTATTTACTGATCTACTATTCATAGTAGACAAAATCGTGAAAAGGAGGGGCAGAAAATTGGCGACAACAACGTTTATAAAAAAGCAATCTAGTTTTCTTCAAGGTTTACAAGCTGGGATCAGTATTGCAATCGGTTATATACCAGTTGCTCTAACTTTTGGGCTGCTTTCAAAATCTTCCGGTTTAGGATTAGCAGAAACAGTACTGATGAGTTTAATTGTATTTGCGGGTGCTGCTCAATATATTTCTTTAAGTTTACTAGCAGTAGGTACAGGAATTATTGAAATTATTTTTACGACATTTATAGTGAATATCCGTCATTTTTTACTGTCAGCATCAATTAGCGAAAAAGTTGAAGATGATTCAATATGGAAAAAAATGCTCTATTCATTTGGCTTAACTGATGAGACATTTACAGTTGCATCAACAAAAGAAGGAACAGTTTCGACAGGATATATGATGGGGCTGATGTTCATATCGTATGCAAGCTGGGTTGTGAATTCAGGTATCGGCTTTGTAATCGGATCAAGCCTTCCTGCAACCGTTCAAGAAAGTATGGGTATCGCCTTATACGCGATGTTTGTCGGATTATTAATACCTTCAATGAAAAAACACCGCAAGGTTTTATATTTAGCAGTAGCAGGTGCTATTATTAATTCGCTCTTTTATGCCTCACAAATCATCTCAACGGGCTGGTCAATCGTATTATCAACATTGGTATCAGCGGTCATTGTGGAAATGTTTTATATAAAATATGCAAATGAGGAGAACCAGCATGGATAAGACGATATTGTTAATGATCATTGGGATGGGGCTTGTTACATATATACCACGGATGATTCCGCTTGTTGCATTAAGTCAATTAAATTTACTGGGATTTGTCCAAAATGTTCTTAAGAATGTTCCGTATGCAACATTGGGTGCGTTAATTGTACCAGGAATTTTCCTCTTCAGTGATAATCTTATGTTTACTATTGTCGGTGCAATTGCTGCTTTTTCCATTGCGTTTACTGGTGCAAATGTTATTGTGGTTGTAATGGGTTCAATTGGCACGCTTGTTTTGTATAGTATGTTTTTTTCGTAGAATAGGCATCTGATGAAGGTACATGAATGATCAAAAAACCCTTCCTTTGCTGTTCTAATTAAATAAGCACCAAACTACACTAGATATAAGAGCTTGTTCAAGGGGGGATGGCTAGTTGAGGAAATGGTTGACAGGATCAATTTTACTGTATTTTATATACGGATTATTTGTTTATTGGTATTTATTTGTCTTTTCTAAAACAGGTATACCGGCGTCTTTTGAGGGAACTTCTGCAGATCCGGCAACATTTATGTCTGGACGCGAGCTGATTTTATCACAGGATTATTCCACGATAAAAAACTTTCTTTACTTTGTAACGGTACCTTTTGAATGGTTTTTATTATTTGTTTTTCTCATTACGGGTATGTCTAGGAAAATGCAGGAATGGTCGAATGCAACTTCAAAATTTTTCAGCTTGCAATCTGCTGTTTACTTTTTTTGGTTGTCTTTATATGTAACCGTGTTGTCTTTTCCTGTTGAATGGATAGGCTATCAAAAGTCGAAGGAATATAACATCACAACCCAATCCTTTTCATCATGGA from Metabacillus sediminilitoris carries:
- a CDS encoding helix-turn-helix domain-containing protein; translated protein: MKSIQTQIAENLKNIRKLRGYSYDQLAGLTGVSKGMLSQIEKGESSPTVNTLWKIANGLQVSFSSLVEEKKPTVSVVRLNKKAAVPESNELYQVYPYFPFDASKKFEIYYIELLQGCVHKSERHHGSVEEYVLVCDGEATITIHGEEYILKKGDSMRFQADHIHTYANHTDKTTSCYLLIYYS
- a CDS encoding AzlC family ABC transporter permease — encoded protein: MATTTFIKKQSSFLQGLQAGISIAIGYIPVALTFGLLSKSSGLGLAETVLMSLIVFAGAAQYISLSLLAVGTGIIEIIFTTFIVNIRHFLLSASISEKVEDDSIWKKMLYSFGLTDETFTVASTKEGTVSTGYMMGLMFISYASWVVNSGIGFVIGSSLPATVQESMGIALYAMFVGLLIPSMKKHRKVLYLAVAGAIINSLFYASQIISTGWSIVLSTLVSAVIVEMFYIKYANEENQHG
- a CDS encoding AzlD domain-containing protein, yielding MDKTILLMIIGMGLVTYIPRMIPLVALSQLNLLGFVQNVLKNVPYATLGALIVPGIFLFSDNLMFTIVGAIAAFSIAFTGANVIVVVMGSIGTLVLYSMFFS